CCCGAAAAGGCGGATGTTCTGGAAGGTGCGGGCCACCCCGAGCTGGGTCATCTGCTCGGGCCTGGAACCTCCCACATCCACGTGCGCGCCGTCCTTGTCGAAGAGGATGGCGCCTTCGCTGGGCTTGTAGATACCGGCGATGCAGTTGAACATGGTGGTCTTGCCGGCGCCGTTGGGGCCGATGAGCCCCAGGATGCGCCCCTTCTTCACCTCGAAGCTCACGTCGGCCAGGGCCAGAAGACCTCCGAAACGCTTGCTTACACCGTCTATCTTGAGAATTGTTTCCATGCCTAACCCGTCCGCTCTGCTTGCAGCCTGGCCTTAAGCTCCAGGATGAGCCTGCTCTTCTTGCTGGTGGCGGCAATCGTGGGGAAAAGCCCGCCCGGCTTGAAACGCATGATGAGTATCATAATGAGGCCGTAGGCCAGAAAGCGCGTCTCTGCCGGCAGCCCGAAGTTGGGCAGCACGACACGAAGCACCTCGCCAAGCGCGATAAGCACCACCGACCCGACGATAGCCCCGTTGATATTGCCAAGACCTCCCAGCACGATCATGCACAGCACCAGGAAGGACTCCCAGAACTTGAACACGTCCGGGGCCAGGAACATGGACCACTGGGCCATGAAGCAGCCCGCCGCGGCGCCCACTCCGGCGGAGAAGGCGAAAGCCACGGTCTTGAAGGTCATGAGGTTGACGCCGCAACTGGCCGCGGCCAGGGGATCTTCCTTGATGGCCAGCCAGGCCCGGCCAAGCCTGGAGTCCTCGATGCGGCACATGGCCACGTAGACTACGGCCATCATGAACAGGGCCAGGTAATAATACGGAACTTCGCTCAAGAAGTCGTAGCGCCAGTCGATGCCCAGCCACTCGAGGCTTACGGCAACCGGAGGAATGCCGGGCAGGCCCAGCGGGCCGCGAGTGAGCCAGATTTCGTTGGTGAGAAAGAGCACCACCAGTTCCGTGAAGCCAAAGGTCACGATGGCGAAGTAGTCGCCCGAAAGCCTGAGTGTGGGCGCCCCGCGCAAAACGCCGCACAACGCGCCCAGGGCCACGGCTCCGGGCACGATGACCCAGAAGCTCACGCCGTGGTTGAGCGACAGAATGCCCGCCGTGTACGCCCCTATGCCGTAGAAGCCCACATATCCCAGGTCCAAGAGGTCGCAGAATCCTGGCAGGACATTCAGGCCCATGGCCAACACGGCGTACACCATGACCAGCACGGCGACGTGCACCACGTACTCGCTGCTGATGACGGGCAGGAAAGGAAAGGCCAGGAGTAAAGCCAGTCCGAGGATTTTGAAGGCGGTGGAATTTTTTGACATGTCCGCCTCCCTAAGCCTTTTGACCCACGCTCTTGCCAAGCAGGCCAGAGGGACGCAGGAGAATGACCGCGATCATGACCGCGTACCCCAGGCCGTCACGGTACTGGGACGAAACATATCCCGCCCCAAGAGTTTCGGCCACACCAAGAACAACCCCGCCGAGCATGGCTCCGGGGACCGAGCCGATCCCGCCCAGCACGGCGGCGGCGAAGGCCTTGACACCAGCGTTGTAGCCCATGGTGGCGCTTATTGTGTTGTAGTACATGCCCACCAGGATGCCTGCCACGGCTCCCAGGCTCGAACCCAAGGCGAAGGTGAAGGATATGACCCGGTCGACATTGATTCCCATAAGCGCGGCGCTTACCGGGTTCTGGGCCAGGGCGCGCATGGCCGTGCCCACCTTGGTCTTATTGATGATGAGCGTCAGCCCCACCATCATGGCCGTGGTCACGGCGTAGATGAATAATTGCAGCCCCGAGACGTTCACCGAGCCCAGGGTGAACACCGTCTCGCCGAACACCTTGGGAACCGCCGCTCTCACGAAGGGAACCGGACGGGAACCCCAGATGATCATGGCGATGTTCTGCAGAAAGATGGACACGCCGATGGCCGTAATGAGCGCGGCCAGGCGAGGAGCCTTGCGAAGGGGCTTGTAGGCTATCCGGTCAATAAAGACGCCTATTGCCGCGCAACAGGCCATGGAAAGGGCTATGGCCGGAAAAAGCGGGATGCCCAAGGCTTGAATGAAGGTGATGCACAAAAAGGCCCCGAGCATGTAGATTTCGCCGTGGGCGAAGTTGATCAGCTCGATCACGCCGTAGACCATGGTGTATCCCACGGCAATAAGCGCGTAGATGAGCCCAAGGGTCAATCCATTAAATAGCTGTTGTTCGAACACGGCCTTCTCCGAACCGATGGTGTTGGCGCGGCGGGATCGGCCTCGCCATGCGGGTCGCGTCGCGGGCGGCTGCGCTTTAAGCGCCAGTACGTGCGCCCTAATACGTCTTGAGAGGAAACGAAACAGGCTGGACGGTCATCCAGCCTGTTTCAAATCATATATTGCCGGTGACGGCTATTTCGTCATCTGCTTTTCCGCGGGGACGAACTGGCCGCCTTTGACCATCTTCACATAAGCGGGCTTCTCGCAGTCGCCCTTGTCGTTGAAGTAAGTCAGGCCGGTAATGCCCTTGTACGCCTTGTCCTTGGTGTTGATGGCTGCCAGGTATTCCCGGACCTTGGCGCGATCCGGACCAACCTTGGAAATGGCTTCGATGACCATCCCGGCGGCGTCATACGCATTCGCGCTCATCCAGTCAACATCACGCTTGAACTTGGCCTTGTAGGCATCGATGAAGGCCTTGGCTTCGGGGCCGGCGGTTTCGGCCAGGAACGGGGTGGTCAGGTAGGTGTTGTCTCCAGCGGGACCGGCCAGCTTGATGTAGTCGGCGTTGTCCAAGCCGTCGGCGCCGAACTTGGGCACGTCCATGCCCAGCTTCTTGGCCTGGTCGGCGATGAGCGAGCCTTCGGCGTAGTAGCCGGCGATGAACAGCGCCTCGGGGGCCATGCCCTTGATCTTGGTCAGCTGGGGAGTGAAGTCGGTGGACTTCTCCTGGTAGGCTTCCTCGCCAACAATGGTAAGCCCATTAGCCTTGGCCTGCTTCAGGAAAGCGTCTTTCAAGCCGATGCCGTAGTCGGAGTTGGCAAAAAACACGGCAACCTTCTTAAGCCCCAGGGCCTTGGCCATGTAGTCGGCCAGGAAAACGCCCTGGAAGTCGTCGCGGTACACGTTGCGGAAGCTCCAGGTCTGGCCCTTGGCGTCCTTGCCCTTCTCGGAGATGTTCACGTTGGTGGCGGTGGGGGACAAAGCGGCCACGCCGGCACGCAGGTAGTTGGGCAGCGCCGCCAGGTGGGCACCGGAGCACAGATGGCCCACGATGGCCACGAGGTCCTTGTCGCCGGCGATCTTGGTGCCCACGGTGGCGGCTTCCTTGGGATCGCACTGCTCGTCGAAGTACACGGCTTCGATCTTCTTGCCGTTCACGCCGCCCTTGGCGTTGATCTCTTCGATCTTCATGGCCACACCGGCCTTGACGTTGTCGCCGTATCCGGCGGCGGGGCCGGTAAGAGGAGTGGGGACGGCGATTTTAATCACATCGGCCGCCAGGACCAGATTGCCTACAGCAAGGAAAGCGGCCATGGCGAGAGCCACGACCAGGCCATGTTTGAACTTCATGCCTGCCTAACCTCCGAGAAAAAGGGTTCATATGGCGCCCGGGCTGGGCGCATGCCTAGACTGTACTTTATCTCCAGGTTTTCACAGGTATGGAAAACCCGGCTTCGGGCCAAGCAAGAATCTATACTACGTGGCAAAAAATGCAACGCTTCCGTAACGTTCCGCTTTGCGAAACGGCACGGGGATTCTCCTTCGCAGAGGAGAATCCTCGGTTAGCAGCGCACAGCCGCATCACTATTAGACTTTTCCGGTCGGAATAGCGGATGAAGGCACGGGAGCGTTCGGTCCTCCGGGCAATTTCATCGCCCGATCGGACCGTCTCCAATAGCGGGGGACCAGGGCGGAAGCTACTGAGGCGACTCCAACTCCTGGCGGGCCTGTTCCTTGGTTTGCGCGTCGGCCTTGGGATTGGCCAAAACCGCTTCGAAGTACTTCCTGGCCTTGGCCGCGTCCTGAAGTCCATGCTTGTGGACGGCTCCCAGGTTGAACTGGGCGTGGAAGTTCGAGGCGTCCAGTTCGAGCAGGCGCTCGAATTTCTTGGCTGCCTCGGCGGGCCGTTCAAGCCTGAAGAGGGTGACGCCGTAGAGGTTCAGGATGTGGACCTCGTCCGGGGCCTTGGTGGAAGCCTTTTCCAGAATGGCCAGGGTCTT
This portion of the Desulfovibrio sp. genome encodes:
- a CDS encoding branched-chain amino acid ABC transporter permease, whose amino-acid sequence is MFEQQLFNGLTLGLIYALIAVGYTMVYGVIELINFAHGEIYMLGAFLCITFIQALGIPLFPAIALSMACCAAIGVFIDRIAYKPLRKAPRLAALITAIGVSIFLQNIAMIIWGSRPVPFVRAAVPKVFGETVFTLGSVNVSGLQLFIYAVTTAMMVGLTLIINKTKVGTAMRALAQNPVSAALMGINVDRVISFTFALGSSLGAVAGILVGMYYNTISATMGYNAGVKAFAAAVLGGIGSVPGAMLGGVVLGVAETLGAGYVSSQYRDGLGYAVMIAVILLRPSGLLGKSVGQKA
- a CDS encoding branched-chain amino acid ABC transporter permease, producing MSKNSTAFKILGLALLLAFPFLPVISSEYVVHVAVLVMVYAVLAMGLNVLPGFCDLLDLGYVGFYGIGAYTAGILSLNHGVSFWVIVPGAVALGALCGVLRGAPTLRLSGDYFAIVTFGFTELVVLFLTNEIWLTRGPLGLPGIPPVAVSLEWLGIDWRYDFLSEVPYYYLALFMMAVVYVAMCRIEDSRLGRAWLAIKEDPLAAASCGVNLMTFKTVAFAFSAGVGAAAGCFMAQWSMFLAPDVFKFWESFLVLCMIVLGGLGNINGAIVGSVVLIALGEVLRVVLPNFGLPAETRFLAYGLIMILIMRFKPGGLFPTIAATSKKSRLILELKARLQAERTG
- a CDS encoding tetratricopeptide repeat protein, whose amino-acid sequence is MTSHTPYRVNKPVLVMMFAAVAAMFAWSFIYRADNPSLIAAVESRGQAPAGMPGGMPGGGAMNAVMGAMAKLQANPEDVGAMEEAAEAFAEAEMWDKTLAILEKASTKAPDEVHILNLYGVTLFRLERPAEAAKKFERLLELDASNFHAQFNLGAVHKHGLQDAAKARKYFEAVLANPKADAQTKEQARQELESPQ
- a CDS encoding ABC transporter substrate-binding protein; the encoded protein is MKFKHGLVVALAMAAFLAVGNLVLAADVIKIAVPTPLTGPAAGYGDNVKAGVAMKIEEINAKGGVNGKKIEAVYFDEQCDPKEAATVGTKIAGDKDLVAIVGHLCSGAHLAALPNYLRAGVAALSPTATNVNISEKGKDAKGQTWSFRNVYRDDFQGVFLADYMAKALGLKKVAVFFANSDYGIGLKDAFLKQAKANGLTIVGEEAYQEKSTDFTPQLTKIKGMAPEALFIAGYYAEGSLIADQAKKLGMDVPKFGADGLDNADYIKLAGPAGDNTYLTTPFLAETAGPEAKAFIDAYKAKFKRDVDWMSANAYDAAGMVIEAISKVGPDRAKVREYLAAINTKDKAYKGITGLTYFNDKGDCEKPAYVKMVKGGQFVPAEKQMTK